In Limanda limanda chromosome 21, fLimLim1.1, whole genome shotgun sequence, a genomic segment contains:
- the LOC133028027 gene encoding aquaporin-8-like — protein MSGSKRTTEVFTVDEVGEEVERASDNGNRYMYESYVQPCLAELFGTSLLVFVGCSSVIGNVGSGVLQPALATGLILGVLIMVFGKISGGHFNPAVTLSVYLCGGMELILTVPYLVAQILGGMIGAALTKAIYPTSLYDFALGGAIQPGTSDLIEATVAEMMLTLILTTVVCLGEVNDHTRSPTAPFCVGLTVTANILAGGILSGACMNPVRAFGPAVVANHWTHHWIYWVGPMGGALLTVTFVRLFFGDQRTRIMLK, from the exons ATGTCAGGGTCCAAACGCACCACGGAGGTGTTCACAGTGGATgaggtgggagaggaggtggagagagccAGCGACAACGGCAATAGGTACATGTATGAGAGCTATGTTCAGCCCTGCCTGGCCGAGCTGTTCGGGACCAGCCTGCTTGTGTTCGTTGGATGTTCGTCTGTCATCGGGAATGTGGGATCCGGCGTCCTCCAGCCTGCTCTGGCCACCGGACTGATACTGGGAGTGCTCATCATGGTGTTCGGGAAAATAAG TGGGGGCCACTTTAACCCTGCAGTGACTCTGAGCGTCTACTTGTGTGGAGGGATGGAGCTGATCCTGACGGTACCTTACCTCGTAGCCCAGATTCTAGGAGGGATGATCGGTGCTGCTTTGACAAAG GCCATATACCCGACCAGCTTGTACGACTTCGCCCTCGGAGGAGCCATTCAACCCGGCACCAGCGACCTGATTGAAGCCACGGTCGCAGAGATGATGCTGACCCTGATCCTCACCACGGTGGTGTGTCTGGGCGAAGTCAACGATCACACCCGCTCGCCGACGGCTCCGTTCTGCGTCGGCCTCACGGTGACGGCCAACATATTAGCAGG AGGGATTCTGTCCGGCGCCTGCATGAACCCCGTCCGAGCCTTCGGTCCTGCAGTGGTTGCCAACCATTGGACCCATCACTGGATCTACTGGGTCGGACCCATGGGTGGTGCACTGCTCACTGTCACCTTCGTCAG GTTGTTCTTTGGTGACCAGAGGACTCGTATTATGCTGAAGTGA